A stretch of the Poseidonibacter parvus genome encodes the following:
- a CDS encoding 4Fe-4S dicluster-binding protein, with product MNKPINDMGWDELVPGAALYAFEGEITYDISQIQPEDRLYSQTSSQSMSVGDWRVIKPVWNSETCIDCQNCWIFCPDTSIIARNKEMKGVDYDHCKGCGLCVSVCPTNPKSLLMFNEYETTEDALGKWPLKKKKGE from the coding sequence ATGAATAAACCAATTAATGATATGGGATGGGATGAGTTAGTACCTGGTGCAGCTTTATATGCATTTGAAGGTGAAATAACTTATGATATATCACAAATACAACCAGAAGATAGGCTATATTCTCAAACAAGCTCACAAAGCATGTCTGTTGGCGATTGGAGAGTAATTAAGCCAGTTTGGAATTCAGAAACATGTATTGACTGTCAAAACTGTTGGATTTTCTGTCCTGATACATCTATTATTGCAAGAAATAAAGAGATGAAAGGTGTAGATTATGACCACTGTAAAGGATGTGGATTATGTGTAAGTGTATGTCCTACTAATCCAAAATCTTTATTAATGTTTAATGAATATGAAACTACAGAAGATGCTTTAGGTAAATGGCCTCTTAAAAAAAAGAAGGGTGAATAA
- a CDS encoding methyl-accepting chemotaxis protein → MFKNGSIKIKLLSTIIGSMVLITVIMLAQSIISLKSTSNSIIEKSSSSAFKAKEEELKNYVSLAYKTIESYHERTAQDKIQAEVENYLLEQTNFIFTIINSEYNKYKDTLSNEELKQRIKSIISASRFGESGYFFAYNPNGINMVHPIKPSLEGKDLSKLKDTNGVMIIQELLKAGKSEKADGFITYLWPKPGFEKDQLKVSYVKMFKPLNWIIGTGSYLTDVEEKMKAEALDAISKMKYGKNGYYWINDSNHVVLMHGAKPELAGKNLYDFKDKKGKYLYREIVKSTNEKKEGSLVKYYWGIPGKTGEFEKFSYVKKFEPWDFIIGTGSYVTEIEEKVAQMNEETNESIDSSIVSIVTQIIIVIVIISFLIILFMKKIIFTPLTNFQNGLLSFFKYVNKEEKEIKSLVITSNDEIGQMSTLINENIEKTKNIIEQDNVLINDVKDIVNHVGEGFLEKRISSSTNNESLEELKSLLNNMLDNVQTLVGTNINALSDVLEQYAKRNFTEKIDPTNSGKIGNDIINMNKMITKILQDNQNDGQSLQKRSEELTSNVNILNQNANSQAASLEETAASIEEITGNIKQTSEKAHEMLAISRKTQNSANIGKDLATKTVNSMDDINETVIAINDAISVIDQIAFQTNILSLNAAVEAATAGEAGKGFAVVAAEVRNLASRSAEAAKEIKDLVESATIKANEGKEISSSMIEGFTELEARIEETSHLIDDVSNAAQEQNTGMTQISDAVNQLDKFTQQNASVADRTNTIAMETNKSANDTVAKVRENDFDGKS, encoded by the coding sequence ATGTTTAAAAATGGTTCAATAAAGATAAAATTATTATCAACAATAATAGGTTCAATGGTATTAATAACAGTAATTATGTTAGCTCAATCAATTATTAGTTTAAAATCCACATCAAATTCAATAATAGAAAAATCAAGCTCTAGTGCTTTTAAAGCAAAGGAAGAAGAGTTAAAAAACTATGTTTCTCTAGCATATAAAACAATTGAATCATATCATGAAAGAACTGCACAAGATAAAATACAAGCTGAAGTTGAAAATTATTTATTAGAACAAACAAATTTTATTTTTACTATTATAAATAGTGAATATAATAAATATAAAGACACACTTTCAAATGAAGAATTAAAACAAAGAATAAAATCAATTATTTCAGCATCAAGATTTGGAGAAAGTGGTTATTTTTTTGCATATAATCCAAATGGTATTAATATGGTTCATCCTATTAAACCCTCATTAGAAGGTAAAGATTTATCAAAATTAAAAGATACAAATGGTGTGATGATTATCCAAGAACTTTTAAAAGCAGGAAAATCTGAAAAAGCAGATGGATTTATTACATATTTATGGCCAAAACCAGGCTTTGAGAAAGACCAATTAAAAGTCTCTTATGTAAAAATGTTTAAACCTCTAAATTGGATTATAGGAACAGGGTCATACTTAACTGATGTAGAAGAAAAAATGAAAGCTGAAGCATTAGATGCAATTTCAAAAATGAAATATGGTAAAAATGGTTATTATTGGATTAATGATTCGAATCATGTTGTTTTAATGCATGGTGCTAAACCTGAATTAGCAGGAAAAAACCTTTATGATTTTAAAGATAAGAAAGGTAAGTATTTATATAGAGAAATTGTAAAAAGTACAAATGAAAAAAAAGAAGGTTCATTAGTAAAATACTATTGGGGAATACCAGGAAAAACTGGAGAATTTGAAAAATTCTCATATGTAAAAAAATTCGAGCCTTGGGATTTTATAATAGGAACAGGTTCATACGTTACTGAAATTGAAGAAAAAGTAGCACAGATGAATGAAGAGACTAATGAGAGTATTGATAGTAGTATAGTTTCTATTGTTACACAAATTATTATTGTAATTGTAATTATTTCGTTTTTAATTATTCTATTTATGAAAAAAATTATATTTACTCCATTAACAAACTTTCAAAATGGATTATTAAGCTTTTTTAAATATGTTAATAAAGAAGAAAAAGAGATAAAAAGTTTAGTTATTACATCAAATGATGAAATTGGACAAATGTCTACACTAATTAATGAAAATATAGAAAAGACAAAAAACATTATTGAGCAAGATAATGTTTTAATTAATGATGTAAAAGATATAGTAAACCATGTAGGAGAAGGTTTCTTAGAAAAAAGAATTTCTAGTTCGACAAATAATGAATCCTTAGAAGAGTTAAAATCATTATTAAATAATATGCTTGATAATGTACAAACTTTAGTAGGAACTAATATTAACGCACTAAGCGATGTTTTAGAACAATATGCAAAAAGAAACTTTACTGAAAAGATTGATCCTACAAATAGTGGAAAAATTGGTAATGATATTATAAATATGAATAAAATGATAACGAAAATTTTACAAGATAATCAAAATGATGGACAAAGTTTACAAAAACGCTCTGAAGAATTAACATCAAATGTAAATATCTTAAACCAAAATGCAAATAGTCAAGCTGCTTCATTAGAAGAAACAGCTGCATCTATAGAAGAGATTACTGGAAATATTAAACAAACAAGTGAAAAAGCACATGAAATGTTAGCAATTTCTAGAAAAACTCAAAACTCTGCAAATATTGGAAAAGACTTAGCAACTAAAACTGTAAATTCTATGGATGATATTAATGAAACGGTTATAGCAATTAATGACGCAATTTCAGTAATTGACCAAATTGCTTTCCAAACAAATATTCTTTCATTAAATGCAGCTGTAGAAGCAGCAACTGCAGGAGAAGCTGGCAAAGGCTTTGCAGTTGTAGCAGCAGAAGTAAGAAATCTTGCGAGTAGAAGTGCAGAAGCCGCAAAAGAGATTAAAGACTTAGTTGAATCAGCTACGATAAAAGCAAATGAAGGAAAAGAAATAAGTTCTTCAATGATTGAAGGCTTTACTGAACTTGAAGCAAGAATTGAAGAAACAAGTCACTTAATTGATGATGTTTCAAATGCAGCTCAAGAACAAAATACAGGAATGACACAAATAAGTGACGCAGTAAATCAATTAGATAAATTTACGCAACAAAATGCTTCTGTAGCAGATAGAACCAACACAATTGCAATGGAAACAAATAAGAGTGCAAATGATACAGTTGCAAAGGTAAGAGAAAACGATTTTGACGGAAAAAGTTAA
- a CDS encoding 2-oxoacid:ferredoxin oxidoreductase subunit alpha, which yields MNSKEMILKDVEVWDGNMANSQAIRQADVDVVAAYPITPSTATVENYAMFHANGYVDGEVIMVESEHAAMSACIGAGAAGGRVATATSSQGLALMIETLYQASGMRIPVVLCLVNRALASPLNVNGDHSDLYLTRDAGWVSIDAFSPQEAYDMTLMSFKISEHPSVRLPVISNQDGFMTSHTAQNVKPLKDEIASKFIGDYLAVNALLNFDKPVTHGVQTEQDWHFEHKAKQHAALMASMDVIKDTFKQFKELTNREYKVVEQYKMDDAEIAIVCLGSTFETATLAVDQIRKEEGIKIGIVAPRVFRPFPLEEIADSLQNVKAVACMDRSAPGGTVGALYNEISGALINTPARPLVTNLIYGLGGRDMTVAQLKDIFRKLDSDAKAGKISGKIQTLIGVRGPTLEFYDVKGK from the coding sequence ATGAATAGCAAAGAAATGATACTAAAAGACGTTGAAGTTTGGGATGGAAACATGGCAAACTCACAAGCTATTAGACAAGCTGATGTTGATGTTGTTGCGGCATATCCTATTACACCATCAACTGCTACAGTTGAAAATTATGCAATGTTTCATGCAAATGGATATGTAGATGGCGAAGTAATTATGGTTGAATCTGAACATGCTGCAATGTCTGCATGTATAGGAGCTGGAGCAGCTGGTGGTAGAGTTGCAACGGCAACTTCTTCACAAGGTTTAGCACTAATGATTGAAACTTTATATCAAGCATCAGGAATGAGAATTCCTGTTGTTTTATGTTTAGTAAATAGAGCTTTAGCATCTCCATTAAATGTAAATGGTGACCATTCAGATTTATATTTAACTAGAGATGCTGGTTGGGTTTCAATAGATGCTTTCTCTCCACAAGAAGCTTATGATATGACTTTAATGTCATTTAAAATTTCAGAACATCCATCTGTTAGACTTCCAGTTATTTCTAACCAAGATGGTTTTATGACATCTCATACAGCTCAAAATGTTAAACCATTAAAAGATGAAATTGCCTCAAAATTTATTGGTGATTACTTAGCTGTTAATGCACTATTAAACTTTGACAAGCCAGTAACTCATGGTGTGCAAACTGAACAAGATTGGCACTTTGAACATAAAGCTAAGCAACATGCAGCTTTAATGGCTTCAATGGATGTTATTAAAGATACATTTAAGCAATTTAAAGAGTTAACAAATAGAGAATATAAAGTAGTAGAACAATATAAAATGGACGATGCAGAAATTGCAATTGTTTGTTTAGGTTCAACTTTTGAAACAGCTACACTTGCAGTTGATCAAATTAGAAAAGAAGAGGGAATAAAAATAGGAATAGTTGCGCCTAGAGTATTTAGACCTTTCCCTCTTGAAGAAATTGCAGATTCTTTGCAAAATGTAAAAGCAGTTGCTTGCATGGATAGATCAGCTCCTGGTGGAACAGTTGGTGCTTTATATAATGAAATATCTGGTGCACTTATTAACACTCCAGCAAGACCATTAGTAACAAACTTAATTTATGGATTAGGTGGTAGAGATATGACAGTTGCACAATTAAAAGATATCTTTAGAAAATTAGATTCAGATGCAAAAGCTGGGAAAATTTCTGGAAAAATCCAAACACTAATTGGTGTTAGAGGTCCAACATTAGAATTTTACGACGTGAAAGGAAAATAA
- a CDS encoding thiamine pyrophosphate-dependent enzyme: MSTQKVIKNLKSFSTAAERFEGSHLLCPGCAHSIIVREVLNATNDNLVVSASTGCLEVCTAIYPHTSWDCSWIHIGFENSSTAMAGVETMNKALRNKGRISKDTPTPKFVTFGGDGSTYDIGFQWISGCFERGHDFMYVCLDNEVYANTGGQRSSSTPIGSSTTTAPAGTDSYGEKRQKKDIVSIMAAHGSPYVAQVAPNKWKDMVKKIQRGFDTEGPVFINAMSACTTEWKFAPNQTIEVSDLAVDSLVFPLYEIIDGTELNITYRPKNILPVKDYLAAQPRFKHLFTPQYEYIIDEWQTRIDKRWEFLQKREEIRM; the protein is encoded by the coding sequence ATGAGTACTCAAAAAGTAATTAAAAATTTAAAATCATTTTCAACTGCAGCTGAAAGATTCGAAGGTTCACACCTTCTATGTCCAGGTTGTGCTCACTCTATTATTGTAAGAGAAGTATTAAATGCAACAAATGATAACTTAGTAGTATCAGCTTCAACTGGTTGTTTGGAAGTTTGTACAGCAATTTATCCTCATACTTCATGGGATTGTTCTTGGATTCATATTGGGTTTGAAAACTCATCAACAGCAATGGCAGGTGTTGAGACAATGAATAAAGCTCTAAGAAATAAAGGAAGAATAAGTAAAGACACTCCAACTCCTAAGTTTGTAACTTTTGGAGGAGATGGTTCAACTTATGATATTGGATTCCAATGGATTTCAGGTTGTTTTGAAAGAGGACATGATTTCATGTACGTTTGTTTAGACAATGAAGTTTATGCAAATACAGGAGGTCAAAGGTCATCATCAACTCCAATTGGTTCAAGTACGACAACAGCACCAGCAGGAACTGACTCTTATGGTGAAAAAAGACAGAAAAAAGATATTGTTTCTATTATGGCTGCTCATGGTTCACCTTATGTTGCACAAGTTGCACCAAATAAATGGAAGGATATGGTTAAAAAAATCCAAAGAGGTTTTGATACTGAAGGTCCAGTATTTATAAATGCAATGTCAGCATGTACGACTGAATGGAAATTTGCTCCAAATCAAACTATTGAGGTCTCTGATTTAGCAGTCGATTCTCTTGTATTTCCATTATATGAAATCATTGATGGTACAGAACTAAATATTACATATAGACCTAAAAATATACTTCCTGTAAAAGATTATTTAGCAGCACAACCTAGATTTAAACACTTATTTACACCTCAATATGAATACATTATTGATGAGTGGCAAACAAGAATTGATAAAAGATGGGAATTCTTACAAAAAAGAGAAGAAATTAGAATGTAA